Genomic window (Ruminococcus flavefaciens AE3010):
TGGCGAACAGGAGATAGACAAGGTGCTGTGCATATCGCCAAGAGAAGGCAAAGGCGCTCCCTGCGGAGCCTGCCGCGAGCTTATGGTACAGCTCATGCCCACAAGCTACAAGGACATCGAGATAATGCTGGACTACAGCAAGGGCAAGGTAATAACTCTCGGTGAGATAACTCCCGAATGGTGGATAGACTATGATAGAGTATAAGGATATAAAAGATTTTACGGCAAAAGAGCTTGAAAGACTGTTCCTGTCCGTTGAGTGGTCGTCGGGACATTTCCCCGAAAAGCTCAAGATCGCAATGGAAAACTTCAAAACTGTCTACAGCGCATGGGACGGTGACAAGCTCATCGGTATGATATGCGCAATGGACGACGGCATAATGAACGCCTATGTTCATTATCTTCTCGTTGACCCCGAGTATCACGGACTTACCGTGGGACGCACTCTTGTGGACATGATCAAGGAGCATTACAGGGATTATCTGCGCATTGCTGTCATTGCTTACAATGACGAGCTGCATTTCTACAGGAACTGCGGCTTTAAGGAGGCAGATGATGCTTCTCCCATGTTTATAACATCTTTGTGGACTTGAGGTGACGGCTATGCTTTGGTTTTTTCTTATACTTGATATCATATTCTCGGCAGCTGCCCTGTTTGGCGGATACTATATGAAGTTCTGTGCTCCCAAGGACAATGATATGAAAATGGGAGTGCTCACGGAGAGTGCCAAGAAGAGCAGGGACACATGGGAATATGCCAACAAAGCCTGCGGCAAAGGCTGGATAGCAGGCGGCATAGCAGGTCTTGTGCTATCTGCGGCAGCTACGGAAACAGCGTTTTTTGCCAGTGAGAAGGTCGCTTCCATAGTCGGTGCAGCTGCTGCCGTTATCATCGTTATTATAATGAGCTGCTCGGCAACAACGACCATTATGGGACTTAAAAGTAAATTCGATAAAGACGGAAAGCCTGTGGAAAAGGAGTAAATATGATAAAGATAGACATTAACGACCTTGACAAATTCTTCGTAAAGGGAGAGCTTATCCCTGCGATCTGCTACGAGGTCAACACGAAAACAGTTCTTATGCTTGCCTATATGAACAAGGAGAGCCTGAAAAAGACTCTGGAAACAGGCTATACATGGTTCTGGAGCCGTTCCCGTCAGGAGTACTGGAACAAGGGGGCTACTTCGGGACACTTACAGAAGGTGGTATCCATATACGGAGACTGCGACAATGACACACTGCTTGTAAATGTTGAGCAGACGGGAGTTGCCTGTCACACAGGAAGCTACAGCTGCTTTTTCAACGAAATATATAATAATGAGGAGAATGAATAATGACAGTATATCAGGAAATATTTGAGGTCATCAAGGAGAGGAAGAAGCAGTTCGAGAACGGTACTGCTGCTGAGAATTCCTACACCTGCTATCTTTTTGAAAAGGGCGTTGACAAGATCTGCAAAAAGGTGGGCGAGGAAGCTACCGAGACAGTTATCGCTGCAAAGAACGGTGACAACGACGAGCTAATGAACGAGATCAACGACCTGCTCTATCACGTAATGGTGCTCTGCGCAAATCAGGGACTTGACTGGTCTGACGTTGAGAAAGTACTCGGCGAGAGAAACGAGAAGATCGGCAACCTCAAGAAGTTCCACGAGGTAGACAAGAATACATGATAAAAAGCCTGAGAGTATCAACTCTCAGGCTTTGTTTTATCCTCCAAGACGCTTTTTGAAATCCGTTGTATCAAGGAAATCGAACAGCGCGGTTAGTATGTCATTGTAGCACGGAATATAGATGTGCATGCCGTCACCGGAGGTATAGTCCTCGCGGAGATCAAGGTCCTTATCGCAGACCACCGAATATGTGTCAAAGTAGACTACCTGCGGGGAGTCCATATCCTTGACCATTTTTTCAAGAGCAGCATTGTACTCGCGGATAATATTGTTTTTTACGATCTTACAGTATGAGCACACAGGGGTTATTCCCGCAACAACGATATTTATATCGGGCATACGCTTTATTATCTCATTGATGACTTCGCGGTAGCGCTCCACATAGGGATCGGGATAATTCAGGTTCACATCGTTCATTCCCACCGAGATATAAAGCAGTCTCGGACGAATTTCCTCTATGGAGTCCACCATGCCCAG
Coding sequences:
- a CDS encoding cytidine deaminase family protein, coding for MDKIWEEMYAAAKAVLNPRRISDYVTAGEVSAAVLSKSGKIYTGVCIDTCSTLGICAERNAIFNMITNGEQEIDKVLCISPREGKGAPCGACRELMVQLMPTSYKDIEIMLDYSKGKVITLGEITPEWWIDYDRV
- a CDS encoding SdpI family protein: MLWFFLILDIIFSAAALFGGYYMKFCAPKDNDMKMGVLTESAKKSRDTWEYANKACGKGWIAGGIAGLVLSAAATETAFFASEKVASIVGAAAAVIIVIIMSCSATTTIMGLKSKFDKDGKPVEKE
- the hisI gene encoding phosphoribosyl-AMP cyclohydrolase, whose protein sequence is MIKIDINDLDKFFVKGELIPAICYEVNTKTVLMLAYMNKESLKKTLETGYTWFWSRSRQEYWNKGATSGHLQKVVSIYGDCDNDTLLVNVEQTGVACHTGSYSCFFNEIYNNEENE
- a CDS encoding GNAT family N-acetyltransferase; translation: MIEYKDIKDFTAKELERLFLSVEWSSGHFPEKLKIAMENFKTVYSAWDGDKLIGMICAMDDGIMNAYVHYLLVDPEYHGLTVGRTLVDMIKEHYRDYLRIAVIAYNDELHFYRNCGFKEADDASPMFITSLWT
- the hisE gene encoding phosphoribosyl-ATP diphosphatase, which produces MTVYQEIFEVIKERKKQFENGTAAENSYTCYLFEKGVDKICKKVGEEATETVIAAKNGDNDELMNEINDLLYHVMVLCANQGLDWSDVEKVLGERNEKIGNLKKFHEVDKNT